Proteins found in one Saccharopolyspora phatthalungensis genomic segment:
- a CDS encoding FtsW/RodA/SpoVE family cell cycle protein translates to MLNSPAGEAVRRGMRNIELGMLIFAAVVTTAALAMLDVGQDRQLSLLVVGLGAGYFALFGVAHLAVRGFAPYADPLLLPCTALLNGLGLVMIYRLDLANVSDAANARGPIPSGNAPMQVVWTAVSVALFIAVLWLIRDYRSVRRYAYTAGAIGLVLVVLPGALPPSVSEVNGAKLWLRVGGFSIQPGEFAKILIIIFAAAFLVAKRDLFTTAGRRVLGLDIPRARDLGPLIVAWGVSVGVLALEKELGAALLYFGVVLTMTYVATGRMSWLVIGLMFFAGGSVFAYYVFDHVRTRVEVWSDPFAYAGTSGYQLVQSLFGLAYGGFTGAGLGRGMPNLIPFADTDFITAAIGEELGLLGLIAVLVVYFLLFTRGLRAALSARDDFGKLLAAGLAFAPALQVFVVVGGVTELIPLTGMTMPFLSYGGSSLLANFILVAMLIRISDATQRPAPEPQVQTPLAQADTEMVTRPRGMPA, encoded by the coding sequence ATGCTTAACTCCCCGGCGGGTGAGGCCGTGCGGCGCGGTATGCGCAACATCGAATTGGGAATGCTGATCTTCGCTGCGGTGGTGACCACGGCCGCGCTGGCGATGCTCGACGTGGGCCAGGACCGGCAACTCTCGCTGCTCGTGGTCGGGTTGGGCGCCGGATATTTCGCACTCTTCGGTGTCGCTCACCTCGCGGTGCGCGGGTTCGCCCCGTATGCCGATCCGCTGCTGCTTCCGTGCACGGCGTTGCTGAACGGGCTCGGTTTGGTCATGATCTACCGTCTCGACCTCGCCAACGTCAGCGACGCGGCTAACGCCCGCGGTCCGATCCCTTCGGGCAACGCACCGATGCAGGTCGTGTGGACCGCGGTGTCCGTGGCGCTGTTCATCGCCGTGCTATGGCTGATCCGCGATTACCGCAGTGTGCGGCGCTACGCCTACACCGCGGGCGCGATAGGCCTCGTGCTCGTCGTTCTGCCGGGTGCGCTGCCCCCCAGCGTCTCCGAGGTCAATGGCGCGAAGCTGTGGTTGCGGGTGGGCGGTTTTTCCATCCAGCCGGGCGAATTCGCCAAGATCCTGATCATCATCTTCGCGGCCGCGTTCCTGGTCGCCAAGCGGGATCTGTTCACCACGGCGGGGCGTCGCGTGCTCGGACTGGACATCCCGCGCGCCCGCGATCTTGGTCCGCTGATCGTGGCCTGGGGCGTGTCGGTCGGCGTGCTTGCGCTGGAAAAGGAGCTCGGTGCCGCACTGCTGTACTTCGGCGTCGTGCTGACCATGACCTACGTTGCCACCGGCCGGATGTCGTGGCTCGTGATCGGGCTGATGTTCTTCGCAGGCGGCAGCGTGTTCGCCTACTACGTGTTCGACCACGTGCGGACTCGGGTCGAGGTGTGGAGCGACCCGTTCGCCTACGCCGGCACCTCCGGTTACCAACTCGTCCAGTCGCTGTTCGGCTTGGCGTACGGGGGTTTTACGGGCGCGGGGCTCGGGCGGGGCATGCCGAACCTGATTCCCTTCGCCGACACCGACTTCATCACCGCAGCCATTGGCGAAGAACTCGGCCTGCTCGGACTCATCGCCGTGTTGGTCGTCTACTTCCTGCTGTTCACCCGCGGACTTCGAGCGGCTCTGTCGGCGCGCGACGACTTCGGCAAACTCCTCGCCGCAGGGCTCGCGTTCGCGCCTGCGCTACAGGTCTTCGTCGTGGTAGGCGGCGTCACCGAGCTGATCCCGCTGACCGGGATGACCATGCCATTCCTGTCCTACGGCGGATCCTCGCTGCTGGCCAACTTTATCCTCGTCGCGATGCTGAT